tgcattaataaattattgaGATAGTATATACCATAAACATTGTAGTAAGTGTGAGAGTTTAGTATGTTCTCTACTTCCACcttttcaattataaattagCCACTTTTATGGCATTGGATAGTGTAATGTTATCGAGTGATCCATAATTCATTTAATGCTTTTAAGACGACTTTAGTGTGCATCACCTAGAACTATGAACAAGTGAGCGTTATCTAGGAAGGATGGAGAACTTGTTTGCATTAGCTATTAACATGAATGCGTAGAATAAAAATTCTCTCGTTACGTTATGTAACGCCCGTTATATAACTTATTTGAAAGTTGCCGCGACGTTAAATTCCTTTATATAATAGTGTATGAAATTTCACGGTTAAAACGTCGCGTTGACAGTCACTTAACGTGTAACACCCGTTATTTTACCGTTATAACGATATTTTAGcattacaaaattatttgtCTTCCcgttaaaatttcatttatacccattaactttaattattacgaTCACTTAAATTATAGTTACTCATAGTTTTAgttgataaacaaaataattaactaacaactaataagttaattaattatacactaAAAGAATCTCAAATGTTGCACTTATAATACTCCTAGTTGCATATGATTGCATAATGAAAGTACTTCAGCAACAAAAAAgcaattataagttcaaaattccccttatgtgatttttttttttcaaaagtcaCACCGCATCGGCCGTGATTCGCGTTAGTTCTCTGTTATAGCCGTTTTTCACGACATCGCGATCATTTCCGCAAATGCATCGGCGAGCGcgattttttttccaaatataaTAGGTATTAGGAAGAGCTTGGATACAAGTGGACATGCTAAAGGAGTTCAAGACAGCCTGCTTTGGCATTGTTCCTGTAATTGACTCAATGGAACCTCTAAATTATTCATTGTTATAAAATTTATGGTACTGAAATTAAGTTTGCAATATAGAATTTTTTCTTACTTTACTCTTTGATTTCTTACGCCATTCAACCGCCTCCAATGGTGCCTCTGCCTTCCCTTGGTTCCGGCGCCGCCAACCGGGACCTCCCCCAGAACCACTACCAACTTAAACCTAACTTCCTTTCTTCATGAACATCCCAAGCCTCTTTTCTTATCTTTCTCTTTTCCcttctcattttttcatgtttttccattctagttttctttttctttatgctttctttttttgtttcccCTTTCATCTTTACCTCTTTTCTCCTGAAATATCTTCTgccctttgtttttttttcttctgaCCCTTTTCTTTATCTTGCTCTACGGTACTTTTATCACTTTTGCTCAAGCTTCCCTTGATCTTCTCCACTGAtcttggttcctcttcttggtTCTTTGATTGCTGATCTGTTCTTTGACCCTCACATGTAACCAACTCTCTTACCTTCCTTTCCATATCATCAACCTTCACACCCTCTTCTTGGAcatcttttctttctttatggAATACAAATGCCGTTAATTCATTTTCCATATCTTGATATAAGATGAGAAGTGAATACCCTTTGTGACTATATTCATGTTTCGAATCTAAATGTTCATCACAAATCTCACAAATGCctttttcataaatttcatttGTGGATGTTGTTTTGAATGAGTGAATAATATCATTCTGGACAGCCTTTTGGAGCATATCTAACGGATGAATTTCAGTCCCTAAACCCTTTAAAAACGCATCAAGATCATCTTCTTGAGTATTCGAATTTCCCATTTCTTCCTTGGGAAAAAGATCTAGCGCCAGGGCCTTCTTCAGCCTTATCAAATTCTGTTCCAATTGATCCATCTAGACTACCCACAAGATCGAAATTCTTGCTCTGATACCTATGTAACAAATCAGCCAAGATGGTAATCAAAACAACctttattaataaaaacaagaaCGATACTAAGGAATGTTCGAGTCTCTCAGACACTCCTAAGTATGGGACGTTTGAGTCTCCCAATCACTCCTAAGTATTTCCACTTCTCTCTCTAGATATTTCCTATCCTTTCAAATATCCCATACTCCCCTCTATTTATAAGATATGGGAGgggaaataaaaacaaaaatacaagCTAATAATAGACTACTAACATAACACCCTAAAAATACAACTCTAACTAACTTTTATTCTTTTACATTATATATAACCCTAGGAATTTGCCATGTATGACACAGTACTAGTGGCCTTGGATTCCATCTCGATATCTCCTTTTGATTTCATACTTTTTAATGGGAGTTGAGCCGTAATGGCGGATTTGATTCCATCTTATATGACGTATGTTTCACCCACATGATACATATTTCTTATCGgtttatttattttctcaaataaaagaacacgataaaataataataccttCTTCAAATGACTAATACGCATACATCAGATAAGCAGTAAATTAAGGACACGCCTTTATTTGGAAGCTGGGATTCATTTTTCTAAAGAAATCATTTGATTACCTGTATTATGTGTTTAATCTATTTCTTAAATTTCATTTCTGTGTAATGATGATTAGTGACAGTTTGCACATTTATTTTTTCCCTTCTCATCGAAGTTTTCCGTTTTATGTTCATTTTCCTAAACCACCACGGTTTATTTTGTGCAGGTTTCTGGCACTGACAGATTTGCTAgtgttattgattttttatgtcGTCAACTTCATAGAGATACTTTGGTAGGTAGGATTTTGTGACAATTATTCTTTGTTGCCTGTGAGACATTATtaatagttatttttgggtacgTTTTGCAGTTTGTTTACATCAACAGTGCCTTTTCTCCAAATCCTGATGAATCCGTGATAGATCTTTACAACGTAAGTTGCATCTTTCTCGACTAGAGACTTTTGAGTCGTAGATCTTGGGAGGACTAAAAAGTGCTATGAATTTATTTTCTGAGGTTTCTTGAACACTAGGTCTATCAAATGTCATTAGAAAATTCGACGTTCACAATTACTCTTATATGTCCCCCGCCAGTGCAGAATTATATGATTTTGGATGGTTTAAAGAGTTCCAACATTGTGTAGTTTGATATTGTGCCTGATTTCTAGTATCATGATTGATCATTTATTTATGTCTGGTGCCCTGTTGGGTAGCTGATGGTTACTTGGCCTTAATTTCGGATTCCTTTGTTGTGTTCTTACTTCTTACCTTTCTCAGTTTTGTAAAAAATGGTTTGGATGTCAGTGATCTAAGGATAGAAAGTGCTTCTGAACCTTTCACGACAACCATAACAAGCGTACAACTTCAATGGAGCTCTGCTTTAGCCTTTAATGAATGTAGAGTTCCATCAAAATTCAAAACGTCAATTAGCTCTtctgaattttaattttttaagtacCAGTGTAGTGTAGAATCAGACCCTCCTTTTCTGTCACGTAATTGTAAGACCTTTCCAGTGTCTTTTCTGATTCTGTGAAAactatgaaaatttgaaataaataagattatttatctacttaattccaaatataagattcgggaaaacttatgtcccaaaataagcttccgtacgtccaagcctagcctcgggtaagtcgctgttactaacagcgaaaaaggggaaaaaaaaaataaaaagttgaaagtcgctgttagtaacagcgacttaaggagttgaccagtcaattccttaagtcgctgttactaacagcgacttaaaaaaaaaaaattttttttttttttttaaacgaaGATTAATAAAGAGCCTGTTACCTTCTTCTTCCTTTCCTTCATTTCCAGTCTCAGATCTCACAATCCCTTCCTTCATCAGTTCTTCCTTCCTTCAACAAGAATTCATTCCAACAAACCCagaaattcaaatcaaatccaAATCCGAACCCTAATCCAGAAATGGATCTTCAACCAGAAGAACTTCAATTCCTAACCCTAACCGACATACTCAAAGAATCAATTTCAATCCCTAAACTTTCACCTCGTACATTCTATCTAATCACCCTTTCATTGATCTTCCCTCTTTCATTCGCAATTTTAGCCCACTCTTTATTCACTCATCCTCTACTTGCTCGTCTTCAAGATCCTTCTACACCTCTTAATTCTCAATCCCATCAAtggtttcttcttcttctttttcagtTTTTCTACCTCCTTTTTCTTTTCACTTTTTCTCCTTTCTACTGCTGCTGTTGTATGAGAATTGTACCTCAATTGTACCCAACTCCCACGTTCactactattaaaaataaaaaaattaaaaaaaaattttttttttttttaagtcgctgtcactaacagcgacttagggcattttcattttttttctcctcattcgctgttactaacagcgacttacccgaggctaggcttggatgtacggaagcttattttgggacataagttttcccgaatcttatattcggaattaaattgtttatttatcttatttttttcaatctttctgaAAACTATAAGGGACATATCTTTAGATGATGCTTGATGGGCACTGCAATATTTTCCGGAGAAAAGTAAGAACCTTCTAAATAGAGTTGGTAATGAAGTATCTTGTATTCTCCCCTATGCTTCAGGCTGTCTCGTTGCACCTTCAGGCCACAGCAGTATCTGCCAACCAATTACTGCTCCATTTGCTTAGTTTGACACTAATGGAAGTTTTCCTGTATATGTGGTGTTTCTGTAACTCCTAACCAAAATTTTCTTCCGGAATCCGGAGTATCTGCCATTGCTAAAAACCTAACTCTTTCTCTTACCCCATTTCCCTCCTGACTCAAAGAGATGAAAATAGAATAAGAAAAGCTTACCATGCTGAAGCAACATCCAAAACATCTTACAGTTGATTTCTTATTGCAGAATTTTGGAATTGATGGTAAGCTGGTTGTCAATTATGCTTGTTCCATGGCGTGGGGCTGACTTTGGTGCCTATATCTGCTAGTACTTCTCAAAATCCTTTCACCGGAAAGGCTTTGATGCATTAAGTTTTAGGAAGTAACCATGTTTGAAGTTAAACGTGTGAAATACTTAATTATGTTATCGTGACTTGTTGAATTGAAcagaattttacattattttgcTGCTATAAGGTCACGCTGGAAGATACGACAAACTGTGAAAATCTCGAGAAGCTAAATAGCTAATAGATTGGGGAGTTTGCCGGTTTCATCTCTTTCTAACTCGTCAGACTATTATACTTCTGCAAATGGTACATTTATTATACGTTTGCTTGATATTGCTTGTAAATTTGACATGATTTCTGTTAATATCTGTTTTTAACAGATGAATTTGCTTCTAATATATCAATATGCTTTGGTCTGCTTCGTGCTCGTTTTCCCTCTTATTTCTGCCTTTCCAGTTGATGAAACTGAAGAGGGAGATTGAAGAGAATAAATATGTTGTCTAATTAGAGGTTGTTAGAGCACCCTTATTGATGATCTCAATTGTTTTTGGGGATTAATATAGATTTCTTAATGGGAAtttttaataacaaaaaaaaaacaacacttGAGAATTTGTTACTCCATTAAGTTGGTGATCCGAGCTTATTGGTGAAAAATCACAACAAAACTAGGGGAGAAATTTAGTGGGGAAGTAGTAAAATTTGATCACTTTACTGATCAAAAACGACGTGCTATGAGGAAGAAAGCAACAACCAGCCGAAACGGGATATGGGAAAGGTGGTGAGGATTGTGGAGGAGTATTTGTTTTGCCTTTtattataaggaaaaattaccctaaataatttaattttttcgcgattttcctacaattatCTCACCTAtcgattaaccataaataatcctaACTTAGGAGGGTCTTTGCCTTGGGTACACTCGGGTGACTTGCTACCTATTGtagcaagtcattttgaataaaaaaaagataaattacaaacgttacaaaaaaaattttaaaaattaaacccCCTTAACAACCCAGCCCCACTGCCACCATCTCACTCTCACCGGAGACACCACCACACAGCCGccaacaccaccaccacaattcTTTTCTTTTAGTGGCACACAACCGTACAATTTTACTCGCTTGAAATGAGGGAGGGCCGGAGGGGAGGAGTTGGTAGCAGTTGGGGAGTGAAAGAGGAAAGGTGGCTGAAGTGGAGGAGGTAATGGAAGCTAGTGTACACATGCACAACATGAAGCAGCAAAGgtaagggggggggggggaagggTGGATGGCCGGGAGGGTGGGGAGGGAAAGTGGTGGCCGGCCGGAGTAGGGGATCGGCTGAGGTTGGGTGCTCCGGGTGGGGTGGATGGGtggttattatttgatttttttgttatttttttgttaatatttttgtaattttattttattttatcttttttttaagtttaccTCTAAAAACAggtaaaattttgatgaacaaCATTTATGGGTAAGTACCTcaataattgagattatttatgattaatcaataggttggatattataggaaaatcgtAAAAAGGTTAGAAAATCGtgaaaaggttagattatttaggataatttttccttattataattatttttgttttagtttttttttttaataaacctaCAAAAGGAGGTCAACATTTGGACAACGATATTTTTGGTAGATGATTAAATACTAAatagttggaattatttataagtcattaaaaattaagattattgtAAAGAATACAGTGAAATATTGAATCAGTGtaattttttcctaaaattaatactccctccgatcttatgaattagtctcatttccttatttggcaaaacctttgaattagtcccatttctatttttggcaatccttttttacttaaacacccttagttcacacaagtaattacgaatatacccccatataccttacttacccaactacccttcactacttatccttcactacttaccctttactatttaccctttttaatggactccacacaatccttaatatccgtgcccaagcaaatgggactaattcataagatcggagggagtataataaaaGGAATAATACAATGACAAACATTGTAATCAAAACCGCCTAATAACATGTAAATTGTCATATTAGATATCTACAATAATGACACACAAACATAAAGACTTATAcctttgataaaaaaaactctttcaaccatatattattatcaataataaattattcaaGCTAAGACTGTTTGAGAACTTTCAAATACTCTCTCCTCTCCATCTCATTAATCTTACAAAGCTCATTATCTCTCATTAATCTCACAAAACTTGAgtaacctaacacgtattcataTAAGAGTTCACAAataatcataattcataacCTTATAAGAGTAAAAGACTATTATAAGAACACTTCTAATATAGTCATTTATATTCACTCTAATAGTCTCATTTGACTGACCATATTGTCAATACAATAATCCTATcattaataattctaattgtgCAAATTCGAAATTGCAAAAAGTTACTCTCTCCTATTCGCTTTACTTGTCCAATTTGATTTTTCAACACTATTTATCAATTACTCTTATTATGTGATtagttcttaatctataagttataacatagtcatgtgagattttgtttaatttgtcttattgtaaattttattaatatcaaatttttataatttttactcaagcacaataaagatatttaagattgaaaatatGCATTGGCAAATGTGTCAAAAGCAAATAGGACAAGTAAAGAGAGTAGAAGAGAGTATTAATGATCTTTGCtttgaaacaaatcaaataagatcacatTGGActagattaaaataatatttaagaataattaacaatattaaaagttaaatggGACTTAAGAATActaccttttttaaaaaaaagagactATATTTTTCTGACTATAATTAACCTCaaattttgtaataattattatctaATAGATTTAGTTTTAACACAAATGAACCCATAGAAAGAGCTTAGACCACCAGGCTATGCGCAAGACGAATGACTAAAGGAGGCACCTCCTCAGTCCCATCTGTGGTCAGCTGATCCCTGACACCATCACCAATCCAACACCAAATTGCAACTCTTGATTGGAAGTTGCCACCTTCTTTATACTAACCTGCGCTTCCTCTTCTTTTTTTGGCTTCATCCAATTTATTATAGTCTACTCTACATcctaattttatgaaaaaagtgTGTAAAATAGTGGACCATCTAAATAATGCTCATTTGAACTCAACCTGAAACTTATACTAGTACTCCCTCAAATTTCCATTAAAATTACACACTTATCAATATACGTCTTAATCTATATTTCATTCTTGATTCATgtattaaaacatagtcaaataaaatcttatttgattcgtctcaatataaagtttattaatatctagtttttataatttttaattatacacaattatcgCTATTAAGTACTCAGTCCCTCCTATTCCCTTTACTttctcatttagtttttcaacactattcatcaatcactcttattatgtgatttattcttaatctataagttacaaTATAGTTATGTGATATATTGTTTAATTCATCTTatcgtaaattttattaatatcaactttttataatttttgctcaagcacaattagagatatttaagattgagAATATTCATTGACAAatgtatcaaaaccaaatgATACAAGTAAAGAGAATAAAAAGGAGTTTGAATTAGTGCATTTGATAAAcgtgtaaaaagtaaatgagatatTTATAAAGAAACAAAGAGAACACTATTTATAGATTATATTTTTACCTTATTTATCAAATACTCTTAGTCTCTCATCATATATAAGGTTCGCTACAAGTACATGAATgttgtgaaaaaaaattagaaaaaagaaaaataatgtttTATGGGAACAAATTAAAGGATAAATGTAtggattatattaaaaaataaataaaatgtgtGAACGAGATCAAATAATATATGGGTTATGCTAAAGCtgaaaaatgtagcaaatttcataagataaaataaatattataaaaactgTGTGACAAAAGGAGTAaagtttaagaaaaaatatagtcacgTGAGTTTTTGTTGGAATtgttttaatatgttattttagtaaattatttttaaatttttagttatgtataattaaagatattatagATTAAAAAAGTAACCATGAGTAG
The sequence above is drawn from the Amaranthus tricolor cultivar Red isolate AtriRed21 chromosome 5, ASM2621246v1, whole genome shotgun sequence genome and encodes:
- the LOC130813748 gene encoding ubiquitin-like protein ATG12 translates to MASESPSAVRKVVIHLRATGDAPILKQQKFKVSGTDRFASVIDFLCRQLHRDTLFVYINSAFSPNPDESVIDLYNNFGIDGKLVVNYACSMAWG